The Eublepharis macularius isolate TG4126 chromosome 8, MPM_Emac_v1.0, whole genome shotgun sequence genome contains a region encoding:
- the ERI1 gene encoding 3'-5' exoribonuclease 1 isoform X2 has translation MSREELRVKLAEFKLDTRGVKDVLKKRLKNYYKKEKLMHKQPADGENYYDYICIIDFEATCEESNQPEYTHEIIEFPIVLLNTRNLEIEDTFQRYVKPEINPQLSDFCVNLTGISQDLVDKADEFPLVLQQAIDWMKQKELGSRYSYSILTDGSWDMSKFLNIQCRVSRLRYPPFAKKWINIRKSYGNFYKVPRSQTKLSVMLEKLGMGYDGRPHSGLDDSKNIARIAVRMLRDGCELKVNERLHGGLLLAVSSSAPLEGAPAPQMPRPR, from the exons ATGAGCAGAGAAGAACTTAGAGTTAAGCTTGCTGAATTCAAACTGGACACCAG GGGAGTCAAGGATGTCTTGAAGAAGAGGCTGAAAAACTACTATAAGAAGGAGAAGCTGATGCACAAACAGCCTGCTGATGGAGAAAATTACTATGATTACATCTGCATTATTGACTTTGAAGCAACCTGTGAGGAGAGCAACCAGCCTGAATATACACATGAAATCATAGAATTTCCTATTGTCTTATTAAATACTCGGAACCTAGAAATA GAGGATACATTTCAGCGATATGTGAAACCAGAGATTAATCCTCAGCTTTCAGATTTCTGCGTTAATTTGACAGGAATCTCTCAG GACCTTGTCGACAAAGCAGATGAATTTCCTTTGGTTCTCCAACAAGCCATTGATTGGATGAAACAGAAGGAACTGGGAAGCAGATACAGCTATTCAATATTGACTGATGG GTCTTGGGATATGAGTAAATTTTTGAATATCCAGTGTCGTGTTAGCCGTCTGAGATATCCTCCTTTTGCGAAGAAGTGGATCAATATTCGGAAATCCTATGGTAACTTCTACAAG GTTCCCCGAAGCCAGACTAAACTGTCAGTCATGCTTGAAAAGCTGGGGATGGGCTATGATGGGCGGCCTCACAGTGGGCTTGACGATTCAAAGAACATCGCTCGGATAGCTGTGCGGATGCTCCGCGACGGGTGCGAGCTGAAAGTGAATGAGCGGCTGCATGGGGGGCTCCTGCTGGCGGTCTCCTCCTCTGCCCCACTAGAGGGAGCTCCTGCCCCACAGATGCCCAGGCCCAGATAA
- the ERI1 gene encoding 3'-5' exoribonuclease 1 isoform X1 has translation MGDHKENVPQPEGGEGKAARPASPPGKQRCRFDGQEDDKKKSTSNSSDFSDPVYKEISLTNGFINRMSREELRVKLAEFKLDTRGVKDVLKKRLKNYYKKEKLMHKQPADGENYYDYICIIDFEATCEESNQPEYTHEIIEFPIVLLNTRNLEIEDTFQRYVKPEINPQLSDFCVNLTGISQDLVDKADEFPLVLQQAIDWMKQKELGSRYSYSILTDGSWDMSKFLNIQCRVSRLRYPPFAKKWINIRKSYGNFYKVPRSQTKLSVMLEKLGMGYDGRPHSGLDDSKNIARIAVRMLRDGCELKVNERLHGGLLLAVSSSAPLEGAPAPQMPRPR, from the exons ATGGGGGACCACAAGGAGAACGTCCCGCAGCCAGAAGGGGGAGAAGGAAAGGCCGCCCGCCCTGCCAGCCCGCCG GGCAAACAACGCTGTAGATTTGATGGTCAAGAAGATGATAAAAAGAAATCCACATCCAACTCAAGTGATTTCAGTGACCCAGTTTACAAAGAAATATCTTTGACAAATGGCTTTATCAACAGAATGAGCAGAGAAGAACTTAGAGTTAAGCTTGCTGAATTCAAACTGGACACCAG GGGAGTCAAGGATGTCTTGAAGAAGAGGCTGAAAAACTACTATAAGAAGGAGAAGCTGATGCACAAACAGCCTGCTGATGGAGAAAATTACTATGATTACATCTGCATTATTGACTTTGAAGCAACCTGTGAGGAGAGCAACCAGCCTGAATATACACATGAAATCATAGAATTTCCTATTGTCTTATTAAATACTCGGAACCTAGAAATA GAGGATACATTTCAGCGATATGTGAAACCAGAGATTAATCCTCAGCTTTCAGATTTCTGCGTTAATTTGACAGGAATCTCTCAG GACCTTGTCGACAAAGCAGATGAATTTCCTTTGGTTCTCCAACAAGCCATTGATTGGATGAAACAGAAGGAACTGGGAAGCAGATACAGCTATTCAATATTGACTGATGG GTCTTGGGATATGAGTAAATTTTTGAATATCCAGTGTCGTGTTAGCCGTCTGAGATATCCTCCTTTTGCGAAGAAGTGGATCAATATTCGGAAATCCTATGGTAACTTCTACAAG GTTCCCCGAAGCCAGACTAAACTGTCAGTCATGCTTGAAAAGCTGGGGATGGGCTATGATGGGCGGCCTCACAGTGGGCTTGACGATTCAAAGAACATCGCTCGGATAGCTGTGCGGATGCTCCGCGACGGGTGCGAGCTGAAAGTGAATGAGCGGCTGCATGGGGGGCTCCTGCTGGCGGTCTCCTCCTCTGCCCCACTAGAGGGAGCTCCTGCCCCACAGATGCCCAGGCCCAGATAA